From one Lysinibacillus sp. G4S2 genomic stretch:
- the glmS gene encoding glutamine--fructose-6-phosphate transaminase (isomerizing), translating into MCGIVGYIGESDAKEILLKGLEKLEYRGYDSAGIAVRNEEGVTVFKEKGRIADLREAVDEDVAAKIGIGHTRWATHGVPNRLNAHPHQSTSGRFTLVHNGVIENYHLLQKTYLKGIPMKSDTDTEVIVQLVELFVKEGLSTAEAFRKTLSLLHGSYALALLDAEEADTIFVAKNKSPLLVGVGDGFNVVASDAMAMLQVTDQYVELHDKEVVIVHKAKVEITKIDGTVVERAPYTAELDMSDIEKGTYPHYMLKEMDEQPTVIRKIIQAYEGENGELTIDANILEALQAADRLYIIAAGTSYHAGLIGKEYFEKMAGIPVEVHISSEFGYNMPLLSEKPLFIFITQSGETADSRQVLVKIKELGYPTLTVTNVPGSTLSREADHTLLLHAGPEIAVASTKAYVAQVAVLALAAYVTAKANGKGLEFDLKQELAIAANGIQTIIDSKDVLEDIAEDYLKIARNAFFIGRNIDFYVSLEGALKLKEISYIQAEGFAGGELKHGTIALIEEGTPVFALVTQAAVGLNIRGNVKEVAARGAYPCIIAMAGVDEDGDRLVIPHVHELLTPLVSVVPLQLISYYAALHRRCDVDKPRNLAKSVTVE; encoded by the coding sequence TGAAGCTGTAGACGAAGACGTTGCTGCTAAAATTGGTATTGGTCATACACGTTGGGCAACTCATGGTGTGCCAAACCGTTTAAATGCGCACCCTCATCAAAGTACATCAGGACGTTTTACGCTAGTGCATAATGGTGTTATTGAAAACTATCATTTATTACAAAAAACTTATTTAAAAGGCATTCCGATGAAATCTGATACAGATACAGAGGTTATCGTGCAATTAGTAGAGCTATTTGTGAAAGAAGGTCTAAGCACAGCTGAGGCGTTCCGCAAAACTTTATCTTTATTACACGGCTCTTACGCATTAGCTCTTTTAGATGCAGAAGAGGCTGACACAATTTTCGTTGCGAAAAACAAATCACCACTTTTAGTAGGTGTTGGTGATGGCTTCAATGTTGTAGCTTCAGATGCGATGGCGATGCTACAAGTAACAGATCAATATGTGGAATTACACGATAAAGAGGTCGTAATCGTACACAAAGCTAAAGTTGAAATTACGAAAATAGACGGTACAGTAGTAGAGCGTGCACCATATACAGCAGAGCTTGATATGAGCGATATTGAAAAAGGTACTTACCCTCACTATATGCTTAAAGAAATGGATGAACAGCCAACAGTTATTCGTAAAATTATTCAAGCATACGAAGGCGAAAATGGCGAATTGACAATCGACGCTAATATTTTAGAAGCGTTACAAGCAGCAGACCGCCTATACATTATTGCAGCCGGCACAAGCTATCATGCAGGCTTAATCGGTAAGGAATATTTTGAAAAAATGGCCGGTATCCCAGTAGAAGTTCATATTTCAAGTGAATTCGGCTACAATATGCCATTACTATCAGAAAAACCATTGTTCATCTTTATTACACAATCAGGTGAAACAGCAGATAGCCGTCAAGTACTTGTAAAAATTAAAGAGCTTGGCTACCCAACGTTAACAGTGACAAATGTACCTGGCTCTACACTATCACGTGAAGCGGATCATACGCTTTTATTACATGCAGGTCCAGAAATTGCAGTAGCTTCAACAAAAGCGTATGTAGCACAGGTAGCTGTACTTGCTCTAGCAGCATATGTAACTGCGAAAGCTAATGGCAAAGGCTTAGAATTCGATTTAAAACAAGAGCTTGCGATTGCGGCAAACGGTATTCAAACAATTATCGATTCAAAAGATGTATTAGAGGATATCGCAGAGGACTACTTAAAAATCGCACGCAACGCATTCTTCATCGGCCGTAACATAGACTTCTATGTAAGCCTTGAAGGTGCTTTAAAGCTAAAAGAAATCTCTTACATCCAAGCAGAAGGTTTTGCAGGGGGCGAATTAAAACACGGTACGATTGCCTTAATCGAAGAAGGTACACCAGTGTTTGCTCTTGTAACACAAGCAGCAGTAGGCTTAAACATCCGTGGTAACGTCAAAGAGGTAGCTGCACGTGGAGCATACCCATGCATTATCGCAATGGCTGGCGTAGACGAAGACGGTGACCGTTTAGTAATCCCTCATGTACATGAATTACTAACACCACTTGTATCTGTAGTGCCATTACAATTAATCAGCTATTACGCAGCACTACACCGCCGCTGTGATGTAGATAAACCACGTAACTTGGCTAAATCAGTGACTGTTGAGTAA